The genomic region ACCAAAGTAAGCAAATTGTCTTTCCCAATAACCGAATCGTTATAACCGAACCGATTAATTATGAAAATCTAAAAACCAAAACAACGGTTATAGGTTTGGTTTTAATCTATAACCGAACTAACATATAGCCCCTAGTGTTTACAAGTGGATCTCCCAAGCTGAACCTTGTGAAATGATTAGTTAAACTGAATCAGTAGAAAATATTTGCTCCAAAGAAAGGGAAAGATCACATGAGCTCAAACCAATTTTATCATCATCTCTTGTTTATAtcatttttaatatttaattagcaAGCATGCATTACAATATTAAATCAAATTATGTGCATTGCGTAGCATCAAAGAAAAGGGTCTGAACTTTCTTATATGTTTACCTTTTGTAATTCGATGCCACCAAGACCATAATCATTCTAAAATAATTGGTTCATAGCTTGAAAGCATGACAACCTTTTGTGTTTGTAACTTTTAGGCCAAGCTTCTGAAATTCCAAGGCGGCAAACAATATGAATACAAACACAACAATCCAAAACAGGAAACAAATACTGCATTTACCCTACTAACTTGGTTACTATTTAGTATTTCGAATAAGCATGTAAAGAGTTTGTAGGAAACCAAATTGTTCATATGAATCTTTATTTGTGGGACCCACATAATAGAGGCAACTTAACCACAATAACATTCAACCTTCAAGGTGATGCCAAGCAAAATGAATAATTTAAAAGAggtaaaaagaaaagaaagtcaCCTTTGAAAGTGATATAAGAACAAGATTCTTAGATTGATAATTTAACAATATAATATAAGAAATGATAAGCAAAAATGGCCTCTTTAAGAAGTTAGCAAGTTTCAAATTCTATATTTTTTAACCCCAACTTCAACTTTTGTGTTGAAATTTCCAACCAAAAGAGAGTATAAAGAAACACCCTACAATCATCATAAATCCATATACACAGGCACTCTCTATCTCTCTATTTTTATACATCTTTCTAAATATAGCTTTATATCATCATAAAAAAAATACTAGCATGATGCAATTAGAACCTATGTTTCAGCCTTCTTGGCCAGTTCACTCTTATTTTGACTCACCTTTAGATCAAGATGGTCAAAATATTGACTTTTTCACAAGTGAAGAAGACCATGAATTTTATTCTGCAAATGCCATGGATGGTTTGGATGATGTATGCAGATGGTTatgtgatgatggtgatgatgttcAAAAAATGGAAGAGATTTCAAGTGATAGTTATGAATGGAGCCCAAGCATATCCAAGACTTCAAGTGATGCATGTGCATATATCCCATATGTAACACCACCATGCATGGTGGATGATCTCATGGAAATTGATTCCCAAACAGGAATCGAAAACCTACTCACGGCTCACGCAGAGGCCGTATGTTCGGGTCATCCAGAACTAGCCAAAGTGATTCAGAAACACGTGTGCCAACTAGCTAGCCCAGTTGGTCCTGTACTTGAACGTTTAGCACTTAACTTATTCCAGTGTGATGAAAATCAAGAAAAAGATTACATTGTTCAAGAATCTTTAAGAAACTTTAAGACGGCATTTAGAGCGTTCTATGAGATCTTTCCATACGGGCGGTTTGCTCATTTTACCGCCAATTCAACCATCCTTGAATCTATTCCAACCCATGCTACTTCCATTCACATAGTCGACTTTGACTTGTGTGAAGGAAGTCAATGGCCTCCGGTCATAGAAGCCATAGCAAGAATAAACAAAACTTTGATCATCACAAGCATCAAACTTGATCAAGATCAAGATTCAAAATTTGAACAAACAAGGTGGCAACTTTGTAACTTTGCAAGAAGTTTTGGCCTAAATTTGAAGGTACAAGAGATGGCTATGTCACAAATGGTGAAAACAATGGATGAAAGTAAACTAGTGAGTGAATTTATAGTCTTTAATAGTATGGTTAGCCTTCCACATATGGGAAGGACAAGAAAAACAACTCAAGTTATGGACTTCCTAAATATAGCAAAATGGGCTTTGGCGAAAAATGAAGGGATCATAACCTTTGGAGATGGAGAAGGTGAAAGAACAAACGATACCGATTTCCCTTCATTTTTTAACAAGAACTTGGCACATTATAAAGCATTATACGAGTCAATGGAATGGGGTTTTCCTAGTTATCTCAATGAAGGAAGGATGGCTATAGAGACCCTTTTTGTTTGGCCTTTTGTAAATTCAAAATCTTGGTTCCAAAAATGGGAGGAAGGAAGAGGAAAGTCGGGTTTCCAGAAGGATATTGGGTTAAAAGGAGTACAACTGAGTAAAGAAAACTTGAATGAACAACGGGAACTGGTGAATGAAGGAGAAACTCCGTATGGAATCGAAATTGGAGAGTCTAGGAATGAATTTGTGTTAAAATGGAAAGAAACTCCATTGGTGAGAGTTTCTGCATGGAGGTAGAATATTCATGCTTAGATAGCATTGTAAATCAGTATAAGTGTAGATTTATAAGTACAAATCTCTTGATTTCCAACTATCTTTTAATATGTTATGTTATTGTACTAAAATCTGTTAATTTATGCATAGGATGTCTATGTTTCAACATGTTTCACCAAGGTCACCTAAATACTAATACAAGTTTAGTGTAACACCTTAACCTGGAATGGGTAGACGTGTCACGTTTACAGGGTCAGATCAAAAACATAATTCCATTAATGTGTAAATTAATACGAGGCTTTACAACTTAATGAAAATATGATATCTAATCCAGTAAATTTATTTCTACAACAGTCTTTTCCATACGCTTGAACACTTTTCTGTATCCCGTCCCAGATTGTCTAGATAACCTGACGTAAAGAAGGAAAACACAAAAACTTTCGTCTGAGCAAAATTTGAAAGTTTTTCCTAGTGAGCAGATAGAGGGTATAAAAAAGGCTtatttaaatttatttaaaagGCTTCAATATTTCATAAACGTTCATAAACTAGTGGTTTTCCCCCGCGCTACGCGACGGGAACTCAGTTGGTATCGGTTCGGTACCGAAACTTGTTATAGTAGCTGaaagagaaaactaaaaaactaatGTCGTGATGCGCCCAAAAGGATATCGACACGTGTTTTATACCAATCGAAAACCATTAAAAAGATACCGGTTTGGATATTACCAATATTGGTACAGATGTTCGGTTGAAATCCGTTCAGTTCTTCACATATCGATACTCGTTTAGTTTACGGTTAGAAAAAtgcatttttttaatattattatcaACACTCATATAGTTTACGATAAAAAAATAAACTACTATTCATTGTCGGTTTGGTTCGATATTGTACGAAAGCGACATGATATCCATTTTCAACAAAAatcaaattagaaaaaaaaatccaaataaatataatattaaaactttagATTTATTATTCATAAAgtaaatttattatttataaggTTAAATACTAAATTATTTAAGGTATCAAGGAGTTGTAATTTAAAACttaaattaatatatttaaaagCTCATTACTTATTGTGACATTATCATAAATAGTATCTTAAATTTGTCCAATTCTAATACTGTTCATAAGAAACAACATGAATTGTTATATTATAAAAATTCGAATTAGAATATTTCAAATTGGTAAATTGTTTTCAGACAGACAGTGTACCCAAAGTCCACAAACTTCAATTAATTACAGATTGATGAAGGGTAGCGATCCCAAAGCATCAAGACAGAATAGGGTGTGGGCAAATCACACTTACTTATTCCCACACAAATTATATTTACTTTTTTCCTAAAATCGATCCATACGCCTTCGGATTATACATAAGTACCAGAATACTCATAAAGCTAACAGATTGAGACACCATGATCTCAAAGTACCGTCACGGTTAGTACTACACCGTTTTATGCCACAACGATGTACATGGGATCAGCTCCCCAGGTGGTGACAGACTTGGGTACGTACCAGATTTCATATAAcataattttataattattaacTTGTGAGCTTTCGAAACAAACCATTTTTCCAATATTTCATAGCAGATAGTTGATGCAGAGTATAAAATTAGGAACCAGATGCCCGAAGACCAAAAGCATGTATCTAAGAGCATCCACAATAGAGGtatttttagttgtttttaaGAAGAGAGAAAGTGATGTGGAGAGAGGTGTGAGGTGAAGGAGAGAGAGTGTGATGATGTATGTGAAGAAAAATGAGAAAAGTAGATGAAAGGAAGTAATGTGAGTGTGATGTaggagaggagagagaaaagataaGTTTTTTTAAACGTTTTGTTTGTGAGAggacaagagagagagagagttttaggcAAGTGTCATGTGATACCCCAAAAACATCCTTTAGATATTTCTTATTGTGGGTGCTCTAAAGAAAACGGGTTTAGACTATTCGTACCTTAAGCTATTGATGAGATTTATTGAATATAGTTGTTGCTGTTGATATACCTTAAGCGATGATCACAATACAGAAATGATAGAATACGTGTATGATT from Helianthus annuus cultivar XRQ/B chromosome 10, HanXRQr2.0-SUNRISE, whole genome shotgun sequence harbors:
- the LOC110881436 gene encoding protein NODULATION SIGNALING PATHWAY 2 isoform X1; translated protein: MMQLEPMFQPSWPVHSYFDSPLDQDGQNIDFFTSEEDHEFYSANAMDGLDDVCRWLCDDGDDVQKMEEISSDSYEWSPSISKTSSDACAYIPYVTPPCMVDDLMEIDSQTGIENLLTAHAEAVCSGHPELAKVIQKHVCQLASPVGPVLERLALNLFQCDENQEKDYIVQESLRNFKTAFRAFYEIFPYGRFAHFTANSTILESIPTHATSIHIVDFDLCEGSQWPPVIEAIARINKTLIITSIKLDQDQDSKFEQTRWQLCNFARSFGLNLKVQEMAMSQMVKTMDESKLVSEFIVFNSMVSLPHMGRTRKTTQVMDFLNIAKWALAKNEGIITFGDGEGERTNDTDFPSFFNKNLAHYKALYESMEWGFPSYLNEGRMAIETLFVWPFVNSKSWFQKWEEGRGKSGFQKDIGLKGVQLSKENLNEQRELVNEGETPYGIEIGESRNEFVLKWKETPLVRVSAWR
- the LOC110881436 gene encoding protein NODULATION SIGNALING PATHWAY 2 isoform X2, which translates into the protein MNSGGGGYWVSETLVAICRWLCDDGDDVQKMEEISSDSYEWSPSISKTSSDACAYIPYVTPPCMVDDLMEIDSQTGIENLLTAHAEAVCSGHPELAKVIQKHVCQLASPVGPVLERLALNLFQCDENQEKDYIVQESLRNFKTAFRAFYEIFPYGRFAHFTANSTILESIPTHATSIHIVDFDLCEGSQWPPVIEAIARINKTLIITSIKLDQDQDSKFEQTRWQLCNFARSFGLNLKVQEMAMSQMVKTMDESKLVSEFIVFNSMVSLPHMGRTRKTTQVMDFLNIAKWALAKNEGIITFGDGEGERTNDTDFPSFFNKNLAHYKALYESMEWGFPSYLNEGRMAIETLFVWPFVNSKSWFQKWEEGRGKSGFQKDIGLKGVQLSKENLNEQRELVNEGETPYGIEIGESRNEFVLKWKETPLVRVSAWR